From a region of the Eretmochelys imbricata isolate rEreImb1 chromosome 6, rEreImb1.hap1, whole genome shotgun sequence genome:
- the SRRM2 gene encoding serine/arginine repetitive matrix protein 2 isoform X2 yields the protein MYNGIGLPTPRGSGTNGYVQRNLSAVRHKKERTDYKSEEELRKLESSLVKKPNQEILDHERKRKVELKCLELAELMEEQGYAEGEIQEKVATFRLMLVEKDVALGKEGEQQPEQKPAVTETHQLAEANEKKNERLRAAFGISENYVDGSSFDPSRRVKEAAAAKQQQEQQKHLVRESSSSRSPSPKQKKKKKKKDRGRSESRSPSRRERKKSSKKKKHRSESDSKKRKHRSPSPKSKHKAKEKKRKRSTSESASQKGRRGRSSSPDSSSSSESSRSRSRSVTTQKRASRPSVSPAAPPRRRADPEGAPKDAPKRDHSASPEVSRRAQSGSPREGRDKREKQSSRRSPRQRSSSLSPVSEGKQKDKDHPRQPERKSTPTLTSAREPRPQRRSPSPEPARERASSGHKRPPSKETKSPRSSSPPPKKPVADRPKSPSLVAAPSAPATTRKAPSPQPSRSGSESDEDSSSSSPERDKPAPSRQEKSRGSQRRDRSSSSPEPSQPAKAAPKPSSRRERSGTPAKSAKTRSLSKRDAKSRSRTPPSRRERSRTPPRRGGRSRTPPRRGGRSRTPPRRGRSRSRSPQWRGRSRSPQRWGRSRSRTPPRWGKSRTPQRRGRSRSPQRRGWSRSRTPQRPGWSRSRNTARRGRSRTPPRRGRSRSRTPPRRGRSRSRTPPRRGRSRSRTPPRRGRSRSRTPPRRGRSRSRTPPRRGRSRSRTPPRRGRSGSSPRREKSLISARRSRSGSSAERRKKSRLLLRRSRSDSSPEVKQKSRKVSRRSRSTSSPRLRKKSRSSPRRSRSGSSSRPKKKSRSSPRRSRSGSSPALKKKSRTPSRRRRRRSGLSPALKKKSRTPPRRSRSGSSPEVKKKSRSSPRRRRSGSSPLARKKSRSPPRRSRSRSSPVLKKKSRSPPRRSRSRSSPVLKKKSRTPPRRGRSGSSSVVKKKSRSPPVRGRSGSSPALREKSRSPPRRSRSGSSPAMREKSRSPPRRSRSGSSPAMREKSRSPPRRSRSGSSPAVREKSRSPPRRSRSGSSPAVREKSRSPPRRSRSGSSPALREKSRSPPRRSRSGSSPAVREKSRSPPRRSRSGSSPAVREKSRSPPRRSRSGSSPAVREKPRSPLKRSRSGSSPEQREKSISPPARGRSGSSPGLKKKSSSPQRQSGLGSSPAVEGKSRSSPGRSRSGSSPELKKVSKTSPRHSGAVSSPVVEEKSSLLPRCSQSGSSPEPMKKSRSPPARGRSGSSPELNDKSSSPLPRHSQSGSSPEPKKKSRSPPRCVKPGASPVVKEKSRSPQPWQSRSGSSPEVKKKSPSPPMRGVSAEQAKSRSPPSLSGSGSLLTLKGKSSSPPRRSRSGSSPGSGSKLGAVSKHSRPVVSPEATELVRILASQVKPTSPETKDKYGMSPRRSRLGSSPGIREKSRTPPSSSESSPERAEISSSPLRRSRSGSPPRPREKSRSPPRPREKSRSPPRPREKSRSPPRPREKSRSPPRPREKSRSPPRPREKSRSPPRPREKSRSPPRPREKSRSPPRPREKSRSPPRPREKSRSPPRPREKSRSPPRPREKSRSPPRPREKSRSPPRPREKSRSPPRRSRSGSSPRPREKSRSPARYGSSGSFLRSREKSRSPARYSISGSSLRLREKSRSPPRRGRSGSSPRPREKLGASPRSSRSGSSPERPKGPTRRGRSSSPSRRGKWRSSLRRGRSGSSPRRTRSRSISRRGKSRSSLRRDRSISSPGRSRSRSTSRFSRRRERSPSSPRRGRSRTPPRRARAGSSPRRRGSRQPRSRSPPKLDVSRTPASSYRGRSKASPARTRSGSGSPKRAGRRSRSPPVLEKYPKVGAADKTAPGRAEKTSPVVVVPIRRSPSCSPPAPDEASPKARKAHSPAPKIHSPRSEGSLGAVRNGGPAPAWTLNSCPVAPGGSPPAGRLPPAKGPEKVRSSSSSSSSSSSASHKVPSPLPAPLPVLPPKEEDREGPKVKSEPPAPEGPGELPDKARSGVPKLLVPLPVPPRTPSKEKRSSSTSSSSSSSSSSSSSSSSSSSDSSSSSSESSHDSPASKGPDLETAKKEPLSPAQKELAREGRPLEVAKRKRRSRSSSSSSSSSTSSSSSSSSSSSSSSSSSSSSSSSSSSSSSSSSPKPGPQPQPKAAPKKLSPEQRRSRSPRKPIDSLRDSRSLSYSPAERRRPSPPEPPPAQRERHSDKPSQRSRGTNSRSPGRKRRRETPSPPHAARRRASRSP from the exons ATGTACAATGGGATAGGGCTCCCCACTCCCCGGGGCAGCGGCACCAACGGCTACGTCCAGCGCAACCTCTCGGCCGTGCGGCACAAGAAGGAGCGAACCGACTACAAGTCGGAGGAGGAGCTCAGGAAGCTGGAGTCGTCTCTGGTTAAGAAGCCCAACCAGGAGATCCTGGACCATGAGCGCAAGCGGAAGGTGGAGCTGAAATGCCTGGAGCTGGCCGAGCTCATGGAGGAACAGGG TTATGCTGAGGGCGAGATCCAGGAGAAGGTGGCGACCTTCCGGCTCATGCTCGTGGAGAAGGACGTGGCTTTGGGCaaggagggggagcagcagcctgAGCAGAAACCAGC ggtcACAGAGACCCACCAGCTGGCCGAGGCCAATGAGAAGAAGAACGAGCGGCTGAGGGCGGCTTTTGGCATCAGCGAGAATTACGTCGACGGGAGCTCGTTCGACCCCAGCCGCAGGGTGAAGGAGGCGGCGGCtgccaagcagcagcaggagcagcagaagca cctgGTCCGTGAGTCCAGCAGCTCCCGCTCTCCATCCCCcaagcagaaaaaaaagaaaaagaagaaagacaGAGGCAG GTCAGAGAGCAGATCCCCTTCTCGAAGGGAGAGGAAAAAGAGCtctaagaaaaagaaacacag GTCTGAGTCAGACTCGAAGAAGAGGAAACACAG gtctcccagtcccaagagcaAACACAAAGCCaaggagaagaagaggaagag ATCCACCAGCGAGTCGGCATCCCAGAAGGGCCGAAGAGGTCGCTCGTCCTCtccagactcttcctcctcctcggaGAGCTCGCGGAGCAG GTCCCGGAGTGTCACCACTCAGAAACGGGCTTCCCGGCCCAGCGTGAGCCCCGCCGCGCCGCCGCGGAGGAGAGCTGACCCCGAGGGTGCCCCAAAGGATGCCCCCAAGAGAGATCACTCAGCATCCCCCGAGGTCAGCCGGCGTGCACAGAGTGGCAGCCCCCGGGAGGGTCGAGATAAGCGAGAG AAGCAGTCTTCTCGGCGCTCCCCCCGCCAGCGTTCCTCCTCCCTGTCGCCCGTCTCCGAGGGGAAGCAGAAGGACAAGGATCACCCCCGGCAGCCAGAGCGCaaatccacccccaccctgacctCGGCGCGTGAGCCACGCCCACAACGCCGCTCCCCGTCCCCCGAGCCGGCCCGGGAGAGGGCCTCGTCCGGCCACAAGCGCCCACCCTCCAAAGAGACCAAGTCCCCCCGTTCCTCCTCCCCGCCTCCGAAAAAGCCAGTGGCTGATCGCCCCAAGAGCCCGTCGCTAGTGGCTGCCCCCTCGGCACCGGCCACGACCCGGaaggccccctccccccagccatccCGCTCAGGCTCTGAGAGCGACGaagactcctcctcctcttctcccgaGCGGGATAAGCCGGCCCCAAGCAGGCAGGAGAAATCGAGGGGCTCCCAGCGCCGGGACCGCTCCAGTTCTTCCCCGGAGCCCTCCCAGCCTGCTAAGGCTGCCCCCAAGCCCTCGTCCCGGCGTGAGCGATCTGGCACCCCCGCGAAGAGTGCCAAAACCCGCTCCCTCTCAAAGAGAGACGCCAAGTCACGCTCGCGGACGCCCCCTTCCCGCAGGGAGCGCTCCCGCACCCCGCCCCGCCGGGGAGGGCGTTCCCGCACCCCGCCCCGCCGGGGAGGGCGTTCCCGCACGCCACCGAGACGGGGCCGGTCCCGATCCCGGAGCCCCCAGTGGAGAGGCAGGTCCCGGAGCCCCCAGAGATGGGGCCGTTCCCGTTCCCGCACTCCACCCAGGTGGGGAAAATCCCGTACgccccagaggagggggagaTCTCGCAGTCCTCAAAGACGAGGATGGTCCCGCTCCAGGACACCCCAGAGGCCTGGCTGGTCTAGGAGCAGGAACACGGCGAGGCGGGGTCGGTCTAGAACCCCGCCCCGGCGAGGCAGGTCCCGGTCTAGAACCCCGCCCCGGCGAGGCAGGTCCCGGTCTAGAACCCCGCCCCGGCGAGGCAGGTCCCGGTCTAGAACCCCGCCCCGGCGAGGCAGGTCCCGGTCTAGAACCCCGCCCCGGCGTGGCAGGTCCCGGTCTAGAACCCCGCCCCGGCGTGGCAGGTCCCGGTCTAGAACCCCGCCCCGGCGAGGCAGGTCAGGGTCCTCTCCCAGGCGGGAGAAATCACTGATTTCAGCCAGGAGGAGCCGCTCTGGGTCGTCAGCTGAGCGGAGGAAGAAATCCAGGCTGCTCCTGCGGAGGAGCCGGTCAGACTCGTCGCCAGAAGTAAAGCAGAAATCCAGGAAAGTGTCAAGACGCAGCCGCTCCACATCGTCCCCTCGCCTACGGAAGAAATCCAGATCATCACCTCGGAGGAGCCGCTCTGGCTCATCATCTCGGCCAAAAAAGAAATCCAGATCTTCCCCTCGGAGGAGCCGGTCAGGGTCGTCTCCAGCGCTGAAAAAGAAATCCAGAACGCcgtccaggaggaggaggaggaggtctgGTTTGTCTCCGGCACTCAAAAAGAAATCCAGAACACCACCTAGAAGAAGCCGGTCTGGATCGTCTCCAGAAGTGAAGAAGAAATCCAGGTCATCCCCCAGACGAAGGAGATCTGGATCTTCTCCATTGGCGAGAAAGAAATCCAGATCACCACCGAGACGAAGCAGGTCTAGGTCTTCGCCAGTGTTGAAGAAGAAATCTAGATCACCGCCGAGACGAAGCAGGTCTAGGTCCTCACCAGTGTTGAAAAAGAAATCTAGAACACCCCCGAGACGAGGCAGATCTGGGTCCTCTTCAGTGGTGAAGAAGAAATCCAGATCACCACCTGTGAGAGGCCGATCTGGGTCTTCTCCAGCATTGAGAGAGAAATCTAGATCGCCCCCAAGACGCAGCAGATCTGGATCATCTCCAGCCATGCGAGAGAAATCTAGATCGCCCCCAAGACGCAGCAGATCTGGATCATCTCCAGCCATGCGAGAGAAATCTAGATCGCCCCCAAGACGCAGCAGATCTGGATCATCTCCAGCCGTGCGAGAGAAATCTAGATCGCCCCCGAGACGCAGCAGATCTGGATCATCTCCAGCCGTGCGAGAGAAATCTAGATCGCCCCCGAGACGCAGCAGGTCTGGATCATCTCCAGCATTGAGAGAGAAATCTAGATCGCCCCCGAGACGCAGCAGATCTGGATCATCTCCGGCCGTGCGAGAGAAATCTAGATCGCCCCCAAGACGCAGCAGATCTGGATCATCTCCAGCAGTACGAGAGAAATCTAGATCGCCCCCGAGACGAAGCAGATCTGGATCATCTCCAGCTGTGCGAGAGAAACCAAGATCACCCCTGAAACGAAGCAGATCTGGATCCTCAccagaacagagagagaaatctATATCACCTCCTGCGAGAGGCAGGTCTGGCTCCTCTCCTGGGTTGAAGAAGAAATCCAGTTCTCCTCAAAGGCAAAGTGGGCTTGGATCTTCACCAGCAGTGGAAGGGAAATCCAGATCTTCTCCAGGGAGAAGCAGATCTGGATCCTCTCCAGAATTGAAGAAGGTGTCTAAGACCTCTCCAAGACACAGTGGTGCTGTGTCTTCTCCAGTGGTGGAAGAGAAATCTAGCTTGCTTCCAAGATGTAGCCAGTCTGGATCCTCTCCAGAACCGATGAAGAAATCCAGATCGCCGCCTGCGAGAGGCAGGTCTGGATCCTCTCCAGAACTAAACGATAAATCTAGCTCACCACTCCCAAGGCATAGCCAATCAGGATCTTCTCCAGAGCCAAAAAAGAAATCCAGATCACCTCCAAGATGTGTTAAGCCTGGTGCCTCTCCAGTGGTGAAGGAAAAATCCAGATCTCCTCAGCCATGGCAAAGCCGATCCGGATCCTCTCCAGAAGTGAAAAAGAAGTCCCCATCTCCGCCCATGAGAGGGGTTTCTGCAGAGCAAGCAAAATCCAGATCGCCTCCCTCACTGAGCGGATCTGGATCATTGTTGACACTGAAAGGGAAATCCAGTTCGCCCCCAAGACGCAGCCGATCCGGATCCTCTCCAGGGTCAGGAAGCAAGCTTGGGGCAGTTTCAAAACACAGCAGGCCCGTGGTTTCTCCAGAAGCTACAGAGTTAGTGAGGATTTTAGCAAGTCAGGTCAAGCCGACGTCTCCTGAGACAAAAGACAAATATGGAATGTCCCCAAGAAGGAGCAGATTGGGGTCGTCCCCTGGCATCAGAGAGAAATCCAGAACACCTCCAAGCAGCTCGGAGTCTTCTCCAGAACGGGCAGAAATATCCTCATCACCTCTGAGACGCAGCAGATCTGGCTCGCCCCCGAGGCCGCGGGAGAAGTCCCGGTCGCCCCCGAGGCCGCGGGAGAAGTCCCGGTCGCCCCCGAGGCCGCGGGAGAAGTCCCGGTCGCCCCCGAGGCCGCGGGAGAAGTCCCGGTCGCCCCCGAGGCCGCGGGAGAAGTCCCGGTCGCCCCCGAGGCCGCGGGAGAAGTCCCGGTCGCCCCCGAGGCCGCGGGAGAAGTCCCGGTCGCCCCCGAGGCCGCGGGAGAAGTCCCGGTCGCCCCCGAGGCCGCGGGAGAAGTCCCGGTCGCCCCCGAGGCCCCGAGAGAAGTCCCGGTCGCCCCCGAGGCCCCGGGAGAAGTCCCGGTCGCCCCCGAGGCCGCGGGAGAAGTCCCGGTCGCCCCCGAGGCCCCGAGAGAAGTCCCGGTCGCCCCCGAGGCCCCGAGAGAAGTCCCGGTCGCCCCCAAGACGCAGCAGGTCGGGCTCATCTCCCAGGCCTCGAGAGAAATCCCGATCTCCTGCAAGGTATGGCAGTTCTGGCTCATTTCTGAGATCTAGAGAGAAATCCAGATCGCCTGCAAGGTACAGTATATCAGGCTCGTCCCTAAGACTTCGAGAAAAATCCAGATCTCCTCCAAGGCGTGGCAGGTCCGGCTCATCCCCGAGACCTCGAGAGAAGCTGGGGGcgtctcccagaagcagccgctCTGGGTCGTCTCCAGAGAGACCCAAGGGCCCGACGAGGCGTGGTCGGTCCAGCTCCCCCTCCAGAAGGGGGAAGTGGAGATCTTCCCTGCGGCGAGGAAGATCTGGGTCGTCGCCCAGGAGAACCCGCTCCCGGTCCATCTCCAGACGAGGCAAATCCAGAAGCTCCCTGCGGAGGGACCGATCCATCTCGTCGCCCGGCAGGAGCCGCTCGAGATCCACCTCGCGATTCTCCCGCCGCCGGGAGCGCTCGCCGTCCTCGCCCCGCCGCGGCAGATCCCGCACGCCGCCCCGCCGAGCCCGAGCGGGGTCTTCCCCCCGGCGCCGCGGCTCCCGGCAGCCCCGCTCCCGCTCCCCGCCGAAACTGGACGTCTCCCGCACTCCAGCCTCTTCCTACCGTGGCCGCTCGAAGGCGTCACCAGCCAGGACCCGCTCAGGCTCGGGCTCACCAAAACGAGCTGGGAGGAGGTCCCGCTCACCGCCGGTGCTGGAGAAATACCCCAAAGTGGGAGCAGCTGACAAGACAGCACCAGGCAGAGCTGAGAAGACGTCGCCCGTGGTGGTGGTGCCCATCCGGCGCAGTCCGTCCTGCTCTCCGCCGGCACCGGACGAGGCCTCCCCCAAAGCCAGGAAAgcccattcccctgcccccaagatcCACTCCCCACGGTCAGAGGGATCTCTGGGAGCGGTGAGGAATGGGGGTCCAGCGCCCGCCTGGACCCTGAACTCCTGCCCTGTCGCCCCTGGGGGCTCCCCACCTGCCGGCCGCCTCCCCCCAGCCAAAGGGCCAGAGAAAGTCagatcttcctcctcttcctcttcctcctcctcctctgcatcCCACAAggtgcccagccccctgcccgccccactCCCGGTGCTGCCCCCCAAGGAGGAAGACAGGGAAGGGCCAAAGGTCAAGTCGGAGCCGCCAGCCCCGGAGGGGCCCGGGGAGCTGCCAGACAAAGCCCGGAGTGGAGTCCCCAAGCTGCTGGTGCCGCTGCCGGTGCCCCCCCGCACCCCGTCCAAAGAGAAGAGGAGCTCGTCCACCTCCTCGTCGTCCTCCTCGTCGTCCTCGTCCTCTTCCtcgtcctcttcctcctcctccgacTCCAGCTCCAGCTCTTCGGAGTCCAGCCACGACTCTCCAGCGAGCAAGGGGCCCGACCTGGAGACAGCGAAGAAAGA GCCCCTGAGTCCGGCGCAGAAGGAGCTGGCCCGCGAGGGGCGCCCCCTGGAGGTGGCCAAGCGGAAACGCCGTTCCCGaagctccagcagctccagcagcagctcaacGTCTTCATCCTCCTCGtcgtcctcctcatcttcctcctcgtcgtcgtcctcctcctcctcgtcctcttcttcctcctcctcctcttcctcctcctctcctaaGCCGGGGCCCCAGCCACAGCCGAAGGCGGCCCCCAAGAAGCTCTCGCCTGAGCAGAGGCG CTCCCGGAGCCCCCGGAAACCGATCGACTCCCTGCGTGACTCGCGCTCTCTCAGCTACTCCCCGGCCGAGCGGCGCCGGCCCTCCCCCCCGGAGCCCCCCCCGGCCCAGCGGGAGCGGCACAG TGACAAACCCTCCCAGAGGAGCCGAGGAACCAACAGCCGCTCCCCGGGTCGCAAGCGCAGGCGGGAAACGCCCAGCCCCCCCCATGCTGCCCGTCGCCGAGCGTCCCG GTCGCCGTAG